The following coding sequences are from one Lipingzhangella halophila window:
- the secG gene encoding preprotein translocase subunit SecG has translation MILSLQIVVMLCSVLLVLLVLLHKGKGGGLSDLFGGGVTSSLGGSSVVERNLDRLTIVTALVWIVCAVGLGLLINRGG, from the coding sequence GTGATCCTCAGTCTGCAAATCGTCGTGATGCTCTGCAGTGTGCTGCTTGTCCTGCTGGTGCTGCTGCACAAGGGCAAAGGCGGCGGCCTGTCCGATCTGTTCGGCGGCGGTGTCACCTCGTCGCTCGGCGGCTCGTCGGTCGTGGAGCGCAATCTCGACCGTCTGACGATCGTTACGGCCCTCGTATGGATCGTCTGCGCGGTCGGGCTGGGGCTGTTGATCAACCGGGGCGGCTAG
- a CDS encoding phosphoglycerate kinase: MRTIEDLDVSGQRVFVRADLNVPLDGERITDDGRIRASVPTITKLRERGARVIVAAHLGRPKGEPAPEFSLGPVAARLGELLGTDVAFATDTAGESARAVSGALADGDVALVENLRFEPGETSKDDAERAEFAGRLAALADCYVGDGFGALHRKHASVYDLPRQLPHAVGDLVLTEVEVLRRLTVKPERPYAVVLGGAKVSDKLAVIDNLLGTADRLLIGGGMAYTFLKAQGYEVGSSLLEADQVDTVRGYLDRARERGVEIVLPLDVVAADSFSAGAPHAPAPVESIPAERMGLDIGPETRALFGAKLADTATVFWNGPMGVFEMEPFSYGTRALAEALTQSGAFTVVGGGDSAAAVRALGFPEERFGHISTGGGASLEYLEGKPLPGIEALDA, translated from the coding sequence TTGCGGACGATCGAGGATCTCGACGTCTCGGGCCAGCGCGTGTTCGTCCGCGCCGATCTGAACGTGCCACTCGACGGTGAGCGCATCACCGATGACGGCCGGATCCGGGCCAGCGTGCCCACCATCACCAAGCTGCGCGAGCGCGGTGCGCGCGTCATCGTCGCCGCGCACCTCGGCCGGCCCAAAGGCGAGCCCGCGCCGGAGTTCTCGCTTGGCCCCGTCGCCGCCAGGCTGGGTGAGCTCCTGGGGACCGACGTCGCGTTCGCCACCGACACCGCGGGAGAGTCGGCCCGCGCGGTGAGCGGCGCGCTGGCCGACGGTGATGTCGCGCTGGTGGAGAACCTGCGTTTCGAGCCGGGCGAGACCAGCAAGGACGACGCCGAGCGCGCCGAGTTCGCCGGCCGCCTCGCCGCGCTCGCCGACTGCTACGTCGGCGACGGTTTCGGCGCGTTGCACCGCAAGCACGCCAGTGTCTACGACCTCCCGCGCCAACTGCCCCACGCGGTGGGCGACCTGGTGCTCACCGAGGTCGAGGTGCTGCGCCGGCTCACCGTCAAGCCCGAGCGGCCCTACGCGGTCGTCCTGGGCGGCGCCAAGGTGTCCGATAAGCTGGCCGTCATCGACAACCTCCTCGGTACCGCCGACCGCCTCCTGATCGGTGGCGGCATGGCCTACACGTTCCTCAAGGCCCAGGGGTACGAGGTGGGGTCGAGCCTACTCGAAGCCGACCAGGTCGACACGGTCCGCGGATACCTGGACCGCGCCCGGGAACGGGGTGTGGAGATCGTGCTGCCGTTGGACGTCGTCGCGGCCGACAGCTTCTCCGCCGGAGCCCCGCACGCTCCGGCGCCCGTGGAGTCGATTCCCGCCGAACGTATGGGGCTCGACATCGGCCCCGAGACGCGCGCGCTGTTCGGCGCCAAGCTCGCCGACACCGCGACCGTGTTCTGGAACGGTCCCATGGGGGTCTTCGAGATGGAACCGTTCTCGTACGGCACGCGTGCCCTGGCCGAGGCGCTCACCCAGTCCGGTGCCTTCACCGTGGTGGGTGGGGGCGACTCCGCGGCGGCGGTACGCGCGCTCGGCTTCCCCGAGGAGCGATTCGGCCACATCTCCACGGGCGGCGGTGCGAGCCTGGAGTACCTGGAGGGCAAGCCCCTGCCCGGAATCGAGGCCCTGGACGCCTGA
- the tpiA gene encoding triose-phosphate isomerase has protein sequence MAKRTPLIAGNWKLNSNHLEAISLVQKLAFSLKDTDFDQTEVAVLPPFTALRSVQTLVDGDKLRITYGAQDISQHEKGAYTGEISGGMLAKLGCTYALAGHSERREYHNEDDAAVNGKVKAAFASDITPILCLGEGLQVRKAGEQVSHTVAQLDGALAGVPAEQAARLVVAYEPVWAIGTGEVATPEDAQEVCAALRARLSELYSDDVSEATRILYGGSVKADNIAGIMAQDDVDGALVGGASLKPDDFVSLVRFRDQG, from the coding sequence GTGGCCAAGCGCACACCGCTCATCGCGGGCAACTGGAAGCTGAACAGCAACCATCTTGAGGCCATCTCGCTGGTCCAGAAGCTGGCGTTCTCGCTGAAGGACACCGACTTCGACCAGACCGAGGTGGCCGTGCTTCCGCCGTTCACCGCGCTGCGCAGCGTGCAGACGCTGGTCGACGGCGATAAGCTGCGGATCACCTACGGCGCGCAGGACATCTCGCAGCACGAGAAGGGCGCCTACACCGGCGAGATCTCGGGCGGCATGCTGGCCAAGCTCGGCTGCACCTACGCGCTCGCGGGGCACTCCGAGCGCCGCGAGTACCACAACGAGGACGACGCCGCCGTCAACGGCAAGGTCAAGGCCGCGTTCGCCAGCGACATCACGCCCATCCTGTGCCTGGGTGAGGGGTTGCAGGTCCGCAAGGCGGGCGAGCAGGTCTCCCACACCGTCGCGCAGCTCGATGGCGCGCTGGCCGGTGTCCCCGCGGAGCAGGCGGCCCGGTTGGTCGTCGCCTACGAGCCGGTCTGGGCCATCGGAACGGGCGAGGTCGCCACCCCCGAGGACGCCCAGGAGGTCTGCGCGGCGCTGCGCGCCCGGCTCAGCGAGCTGTACTCGGACGACGTCTCCGAGGCCACCCGGATCCTGTACGGGGGGTCGGTCAAGGCCGACAACATTGCCGGGATCATGGCGCAGGACGACGTCGACGGCGCCCTCGTCGGGGGCGCCAGCCTCAAGCCCGACGATTTCGTCTCCCTGGTCCGCTTCCGCGACCAAGGGTGA